The genomic window tttagtccaAGTTCAAGCTATTTGACTTCTCAAAAAAtaagaattacattcttttatggACGAAGGGAGTACACTATTGTTTTCCACGCAAGCAGCAAAATTTGACACTGTTATTTCATAGCATGGTTAATTTTgtctttcaaaaaaaagaaaaaaaaagaataactGTTTGCTCGTTAAAATGGATGACCTTTTAAGGTTATATTACCACTACCGTTCGTCTCCGTAGTTCCTCCTAGCTTGTAAAACCTTGAATGGCCGAACTAACAACAAGTCTTCCGTCACCGGCCGCACTGTTGAACAGGATGTACGGACTACGGAGTAATAGTTGCAAGAAGACAGCAGCGTTGTCGACGATTCTACCTTTGACCACTGTCGTCAGAGCTGTATTACAGCTGTATTTGCAGTTTTTCCAGATGGGTCGATGACGTTCTTGCGGTAGATTTCATCCACAGCGTAACCGCATCTGTTTTTCCTGAGAGCAAAAATAATTACTGCTACTACTGCAAGACTGGACGGATGAGTCATGAGTGGCAGCAGAACGGGCCGATCAGCAATGCCTGTCGTATCGTTGAACGTTGACGCCTGCTGACTTGGAGGGCAGGAGCCCGAGCACTGGCACCGTGACACCACACCGGACAAAGCCAGAAATCTGGCAGGCCTGCCTAGCTCGATAGCCTGGCTTGAAGGTTAACCCCGCAACTAGCGCGACCGTCGCCCTGCGCGGGCTCCGACAGGTGGTGTTCGTGTTAGACATGGTCCACTTGGACCTCCGATCCCATGGAACAGGCCGCCGCGGGATCCATCCTTCACCTCCTCACGCAGTCATGCTACTCGGCGACGCGGAACTATGGATaaaactgatttgttgtgagaaaaaaatattgttcattgactGGACTTTCGTTTTCCTCCGAGAAGCGAGGCGCGCTGACGTGATGCGGTGCTGCCTCGACGGCGTCGTGTGCGCCTGGGGCTAGGCCGGGTCAAAAACGTCGATCGGAATCCTCCTCAACCGCTGGCTGCGTTGGATTCCTGACTCTGGAATCTGGACACGATCAGCAGCGCACGCGGCTTCTCTCTGTCTGACGCCGGTCGTGGATGTGCACCTCGCTGACGCATCCGCGCCGGCGAACAGGTTGGCGACCCCGGCGCGTGCTCTCTTTGCACGTACGCACGGGTGGGGTGGGGTCGTGGGGCCGTGTGGTGGTAGCGAGCTCCTTGGCAGCGTCTGGGCGAGGTGGTAACCGCAACCGCGGAATACTGGACTTGGTGGTGGGCGAGGCCCTGGTCGGTCAGCATATCATACCGGTCGCCTGTCCGGGGGGCGGGGGTCTGAAAAATGTTGCTCCCCAGCGCAGCGTTAtggccagccaacagtgtttttctctcataataaaccagcaccagccagctcaaaccagcccagaaactaacCAACTGGTCAGGAAATGCCGAAACAGATTACTTGCATTGCCATTGCCATTATGTCTCTGATATTTTACACATTGATAGCAATTATATATCAAGAAGGGCAGACCTGGTGCAATGGTGAAAGCTATCTCACTGAGTCCCTAGATCGTGGGTTtttccttccccagaccccactcatgtgggagcctccatcACTGGGTCTACCCTTTTATAGCAattatatatcaaaattgatctcATTCGAATCACCTCTGCTGCACCTTACACATCCTACGCGATAAACCATGCAACGTCAAAGCGCAGACAGTCAGACTGGCTGCCGATGCAATGTAAATAGAAACCTTTGACCCTGCTACGCTCACTAGCCTGACTTTATGAAgtaggggaggggggggggggggggggggggggggggggggggggggggggggggttatacTCATGGCTAAACCAAAGGCCGCTACATCACACGATGTACATAGGCAACTCAAAGGACCTTGACACAGTGAGGATATATCTGGAGCGTCATGACCCACAGCAGGTGTTCCCTTTCTTGACACATGGAAACCGCAGCAGTCCTCCAGACAGGAGATGGATGGGCCACAAAAATCAGAACTGCAATCAGCTAGCCGTTAATTTGGGGGAAGATTTGTGATATCTTCATGAAAACGTCCATGACCTAAAAGCAGAGACAATCGTGTTAGAAAGCTAAACAGGGTGGCACTCCCAGTCCCGTCTATGTTCATATACTGACTGACAGCAAGAGGGGTCTACAAATAGAAATACCTCCTTGTCGTTTTGGTATTTTACAATGTTAAGAGGGTTCTGCGAGCACTGCATCAAGATGGCACCATGTCAGAAGACTCAAAGGACAAAGCAGTATAATAGATGAGTTTCTGCAGGGTCTTACGTCCATGATGGCTGTCTGTATTTTTGGATTCTGGAATGCAACAGCTACATCTGGGTTTGCCATTATTTTTGATACCACTTCCTCAGGAGTCATGCCAACTTGCGCTGTACAAGCAATCAAATGATTTAGGAGTTCATATCTCATCTAAGCAAAACTGCTTTGATGGATAACCAATGGAACAAATTTGCACTAAACAGTTCTTTGATAAACAATAAAAAAATGATACCACAGAAGCACAGATTCTTAACTTAAATAACTTAACTGTTACCCTtgccttgcaaacactagaagcATGTGCTGACTATGCTAGGTTTGAGCATAAGAAAGTAACATGGGTATTCTAAGAACAccagattctcaaatctcaatatgCTAGCTTGTAGCAGCCTCACATCAGAGGAACATATTTGAAGCAAAGAATGACAACAACCATAATGAATCGCAGGCAGGAACAAATGTATTACATAGCACGGGGAATTTTGCGGAATTCATGTGTTCCAAACAAAACCCAAGTTATGTAGAAAGCATTCAATTCACTCACCAAACTGCTGCCGCACTTCTGGACTGCTAAGGTCAAAGTTCTTTAGGTGATCAACCATGCGGTTATCCCATTGATCAGGAGAGGCACCCATGTTATTTCTGTCAATAGGTAGCAGCATCAGTAAAAAAATCAGGGAAGATTTTTGCGCTACAATAAAGACAAGGATTTCTGCTAAAAAGTTAGTGTTAAACATTCAGGTATCGATACTTGTTAGCTCAACTGCATACAGTGTCCAGTTGCCATGATAAGTTGATAATCAATTGGTCCATGAGACCATGAGTCTGGGTGTAAGTTCTTTGCTAAGACCACATCAGTTGGCATTGCCCAGAGGATACCGATACCAGGCATCATCCCAAATGCTTCTACCGTCCCATGGCATCATTATTCAAGATTTATATGGCATGTACTAATGATAGGCTTGGTCAATAATCAAACTACTAATGCCATGGTTCATCTTAATTCTAAAACAATAAGTTAAATAAAACATTGAAATATCCAAGTTAAAACGTAAAGTTAAAATATAAAAGGTGAGAAATCAAAACAGAAAGCCGATGCCTATACGAAAGCAGGGTGCAAATAGATTTAATACTTACAGCATATCCTGTAGTTGTTGCCGGTACATTGGATTCTGCAGCATCCCTGGAAAATAATATTAACACAAATCAGTATTTAAAATGGAAAATAAACTCTGGATATGTGGTATTGATTATCTAAATAAGTGATCAGGATTCACGGGCATACACTTGAACGAATCTGGGTTCCTCATCTCTTCAGGCAAGTAGCTGCAACACGTGAAGAAATCAGCAACACTTTTTCAGTTTACTTGGAACAAAAGGAGATTTCCTGTTTCTTAATATTCCTTCACAAGAATTAGTAACTTCAGAACTACTAAAATTGACTTTGCAGGCTGTCCATTACATGGGAGGCCTTAGCACAAGAGACATTACCACCACATTCCAAACACATAACAGGCAAAAATTGGAGCACTTAAAAGATACAAATCCCTCGATTAAAAGTGACGTTTTGGAAATCGAGATGGTCTCCAAACACAACTTTAACTAGTACTTTTTTATTACAGGATATTTGTAATGTATTGAAACTAGATTTTTAGACAAATCTACTATATCACTTTCAAATACTAATTCAACACATAAAAAAGAATTTTTAACCGAAGTTTAAAATAGTTAGTGTTATCCTAAATggtaaacggtaaacagtcaggCTAAACTGCCACTTAAACAGGCAAAATGGCTGTTTCAACGGGCTAAACAACCGATTAAATGGAAATGGCGTACCACCGTTTAGTGTTTAAACAGTGCGTAAATGGACTAAACGTCCGTTTAGGCAAACAGTAAAAATAGTTGACTTCAACAGTCCCACTATTTATTTGTGATTTGAGGGAATATTACGTAATCCATTTTACTATTCATTACTTGGGAGACCTTGCTCTATGGTTCTTCCATCCCTAACACCTGACAGGCAAAGAATAGGTACACTGAAAAATTTCTAGGCCATTCCATCTTTATGTTAAACCATGGAGTTCCTCCAAAGCAGGACTAACTTCACACGAAATATAGCAAGAAACTGGCTGTTAGTCTGCAGACATCATGTTTCTCAAACTAGCAAAATTCAGGATTGAGCTATTGGTCTAGTAAATCAAAGGTATTTTTTTCTAATATTGATCACTTAATTATCCTCATCATTCAGCAAAAGAACACAGGAACATAACCTACACACAGCACAGATGAGTATCACCAACGTGCAAAAGTGCTGACATCCTGACACTAACAAACACAGGAATAggaatactccctctgtcccttttTATGTGTCACTATGGTATCCGTGTTGGTTAagctttcttaagtttgactagctTTGTAGAAAACATTAGCaacttattatgaaaatagattcaacgatctatctaatgatactaattatgtaccataaaaattaatattttcttgtatatatatttCATCAAAGTTGAGTATGTTTGACTTCTCGTGAAGTGAGAACGACAATTAAAAAGGGGCGGAGGGAGTATGGTTAAGCCAAGCTGGCGTCTTAGGTGCTTTCTAATACAGAGCATTTCTCTTATTGCACAAGCGATCAAGCATACTGTAAAAAAACATTTTGTGCATATATCAAAGTGGCATGGCATGGATATTTGGCATTCAGAGCAATTAAATGACAATCAACAATATTCACCAAGCTATTACAATTAACAATAAAATAAACCTAATTCTTGGGAAGCAGAAGCGCTTCTGTTTTCAATAGAATAACTGCAAAGACAGCGAAGTTAGGTGGCACTTACGGATACACCATCTTCTGCACAGCTGGATCTTCCATCATTTTTTCAATTGTCTCAATGGATAGCATAGGTCCCGAGTTACCTATAACAGAATCAGTTGAGGAATCTATTCTGGTCAACCAGGAAAACTAGATAAAAGGTACACTACCAAATCATTTTATAAGAAAGATGCTGAGATACAAATAGAGATCCGCAATATGTAGGTACAATCACTTACTAGATTCAGTTGGCCCACGAGCAGCATCTTCATTCGGCTTAAAAGTCGCTCCATTTGTGGGAACCTTCGAGAATTACAGAAATTAAAGTATTAAATAAATACGGTGGATTTTGCAGGAAGCTTATTAGTATTACCCAGCTTTGTAACATAACTTACTTTTTCCTCAGTATCCTCCTTACTTTCACTGTCTGTACTATCATGTTTTACATCTACCGTCTCCAATGAAGATTGGAGGTTCTTTTGCTGCAACTCTTCGGGACAAACATCAACAAATGCTGCATACATTTAATTATGGTCGTCAGAATGAGCAGCAGAtatatgaagcaaatgaagatcaacaTTAAGAAAAGCCGCATCACCAATGAGTAGCGCATTTTCATTTATTAGTATAAATGCACAACAATGGTAACTTACAAATTGAGCATGCCACTGCACACTGAAAGTCCCAACCTTCCATTCAAGGATAGTTAAAGAAAGAAAATATACAAGCCTAAATGCCATACCAAATTTCTTTGAAGGTTCCGGAGTTTCAGTCACATCCACCTCTTTCGATGTTCCAGCGGCTTCCACTTCGGTAGCTGAGACATCAACAGTTAACACCTGTGGGGAGGTATCTTTCTTTGGTTCCAAGTACGGAAAACTGCTTGGTGCAGTAGGAGATGCCTGTGGTGGCATGCTAAATGGGAAAGGCGAGTTGGAGCCAAATGAGTTTGGTGGTGCCTGGGTCATCATTGACTTAAATGCTTGTTCCATGGCATATCTCTGCAACAGATTTAGCAACAAGTGAAAAAAAGGGGTAAGCAAATAGATCACGCACAACCAAATTCAAAGATGCAACACAAACTGAAAAGGCAACAACAAATGGGTACGAGGGCCAAACCTAGTGAGATATGAAGTGGGGCGTACAGCGTACAATTTTGATAGGAATTGCAGCAATAGTGATAGTATGGAAGTTAAAGATATAATACAGGATGCAGAAACTAAGTTTCTGATCAAACTAcaacccgcccccccccccccccccccccccccccacccacccacacacaccaCCTTCATATGCTATGTTTGAAACTAATAAAACAATAGTCCCTCTGGTCATAAGTAACACTTTGAGCAAAATCGGGTCAAACTAAGGTAGAGTCTAATGGTAGAGCTGCATGAAAATGTGACTGTCCTATAGCTCTTTCGAGAGTGTAGACAAATGCCTTTTCCCTCTCTGAACCTGTCTGTAAGGTGGTAACCCAGCACAATTCTGTTGCTTTCAATAAAGCAGGGCAAAAGTGTTATCAGCCCAAAATCCAGTCAAATTTTGATGTTCAATAGTTTTCAAAATATTTAGTTAAGAAACATAAAATCATGTGTAAATGTCTTGAAATGTACTTTCATAATCTCATACTTAACAGATATTATAACTATATTCTAATGACCGTCAATAGTTTTCAAAATGTTTAATTAAAAAAAAGGGTAGACCTAGTgctggaggctcccacatgagtggggtctggggaagggaaaaaccgaggcaagccttccccccgcaaaatctgcggagaggctgcttcgaacccacgacctggtgactcagtgagacagctctcaccactacaccaggcctgcccttctttcAAAAtgtttaattgagaaacataaaAGTCATGTATGTGTAAATTTATCTTGAAACATACTTTCATAGTATCATACTTATTAGATATCGTAACTGTAGTCTATTAAAAAATACGCtggtcaaaattcaaatagatcaGAGGCAAAAACCTCAGAAATGGACTGATAAAGTACAGAGATAATGGAAGAGTAAGCAAGCATAGCACAGAAAGGCTAACACAAAGAACTCCTGCTGATTCATGTCCAACCATCAACAGACAGCCGTAGGGTAACTATTAGGAGTAACCATGCGCTTGATGGGGATACATACCGTTTGGCAACATAAAAAGCAGAGAATAGCTGTGAGCTCACCTTTACCATGGAAGAGACCTGATACATCAAACCACCAAGTATTTAAGTTACAAGTGAACATATACATAAAAGCATGGTATAGCATTAAAGACAATGGGATTCGCACCGTGGTAAACGCCACAGACAATGCTACACCAACTCCAATCCAGAAAACAGGTGAACCACTGCAGAGATTATATGCTAAGTAACTAAGTTATCATGCAAAGGTAAAGTTGATAACAGCATACACAGAAAAACGAGGGGGGAAACTCACAAGTATGATGATGGTGGAGGCATGGGAGGCAGGGTACTGGTTCCAGTAGACATATTCTCATTGCCAGTCGAAGATGACATGCTTGCAAAGCCTTTTGCTCTCGATCCATCAAAAACTGATGTAATGAACGTTTTTATTTAATTATATCAGAATAAAATTGGTACTACTACACGAATAGAAATGGGAACAACCCACGCTGACAAGTGAcaaaacattctcaactctaCTCATCAGCTGCTTTATTATAGTACTAAAAAGCGAATGGATAAGCTGACCATTCCCTGCTCGGTTCTCAACTACAACTTGTAATTTTGTCAGCTACAAATTCAGATGAATTATGGAAACATCAGACCGGGGATGCAGAGAGCAACCTCGAGCTACACACTCAGTTCCACAGACAGAGGCGTCAAGGATTGGGTCGAGATAGATAAATGAACAAAACGTAACAGTCATAGCAATTCAGAGGCAAGCCTGGGCCCGCTTAACGCCTAGTCAACAGTGCGCCCTCGCTCGCAGGAAACTGAGCAGCGCGCAATCAGGAAGGGGAAAAAGCATCAGAAGAGGGAGGCAGGTCCCCTCACCGTGCTCGGATCCGCGAGGAGCCGCCGCGGCGGCGACGAAGAGCCTGGGCCTCCTCGGCCCTTTCCGCGCGGCACCGCTggtggacgccgccgccgccgccggcggcgacaCGGAGCCGGGCAGCCTCCGGAAGCGGGCGGCGGAGGAGAGTAGCGGGAGCCGTGGGGACACGGAGCAGAAGGAGGCGACGACGAGGCTCTCCATGCCGTCGGGCCGGGCCGCGCTGCGCGGAGGCACTGAGGTCTCTGTCTCCCTATCGCTTGCTTGCTCGCGCTAGGGTTTTTGCTCGCGTGGCGCCGTGGCGGCGAGGCTTCGTTTTACTCGCGCGGTGAGATATCGACTCGGGGAGGGAAGGAGGGACGGAGTGTGTTTTGGGATGGGATGACGATTGACGACGAAACCAAAGCCCCCTCTCGGCTCTCGCTGTGGACTGTGGAGGTGGGGCCCACCCGCTGTTTTTTTAGTGTGGTGCTGAAACAGTAGCAACTATCACTCTGTTTCCATCTAATTGGCTGTTTATTATCCTGTTTAAACGCTACATAGTGGGACATTGTTTTCATTTAATTGTCATTTTATCCCGTTTAGGACTTTGTTTGGATGCTCATGTATTTATCTCAATCCACATTTGTTGAGACAGATTAGAGTGGAAACTAAACTAATTTATACTCCAATCCACCTCAACACACGTGGAATGACGTGAATACGTGGACATCCAAACAAGGACTTAAACGGTCATTTTGCCGTTGAAACAGCCATTTGTCCAAATAATGTCTAAACGACAAGTTAACGACTGTTtagcgtttagcgtttaggataacgcTGACAACTATATATCGCTATGCTGCCGAAAGACTCAAGTTACGGTAGACAAGCAAATTCATCTGTCCCACGTTTAGGGACAACCAGAGCACTAGGCTAATCACTGCTCCCTTCATCCCAAATTACAAATTGTTTTAAGTTTTATTTATGACACCAACTTAATATTATCACATACGTACATCATGAGACATATTTATAATGTACATGCTCATGTGGTGTCATAGATGTTACTGATTTTCTATAAAATCGGTTAAAATTAAAATAATTCAATGATTCTTTGGAAGTaggaatttatttatttttgggtAGAGAAAGTACTACCCTTTTTGTGGCCGTGGCAAATGAGTAGTACTCCGTTCGCTCTTAGTTGGTTTTGGTTTTACTATATGTCATTATATCTAGATATAGGTTATATTTAAGTGTTACAGTAGAAATTATGTATCTAAAAGAACTATCTATGGGACGAAAAGAATACTATCAATTTTTACCTTAACATAGTCGCAATATTAAATCGTAATGTAAAAGAAGTAGTTGATAAAAGTCAAAACATGTCACCTCTTGAACAAGACTCCTCGTGACCACAAGGATTAGTTACCAAATGGCTTTTAACATAGGATCCTCATTTTGAATCCTATTCCTAGTCAGGTTGCCATCCTTACGGCACTTAACCtgaaggaaaggaaaaaaaaaagaaatccatGTTCTTTCtataacaatttatcttaatcaagaacaagaactgCTCTGCTTCTCTTAATCATGGTGTTTCGGtttaattttaaaagttgtttctAAGGAAATTTCATAAAGTTGCCGGTCTCATAAAGGCTTTGTTGTATTAGTAGCTCCAAGAGAGAAATTGAACTACAAAAACAAGAGCATGTTTTATGAGCAACAAGACGCATCGCCGAGGCACACATAGATGCATCATAGTCTTAATCAGTTGATGAGTCGAAGATAGGATGAGATTTAGCTTGACAACTTCGAAATCCATAAAAGGCTTGCTTGTGTGGTAGAAtcgtccgaaataacacacctttcggaggcgctcgtcttccaccataCACTAAGCATCCCGAAAGCTGGCTACATCagacggttccgtcgagcacacctcaagggagaactcgaaccatCCACGTTTtttctccaggatccaataatgagaacgagtttacaatacttagtccatttcatacaacaagagttctcagaaatacattattacaataccaagttcagagtgcggaatttaacagcggaattaaattaaacatctaacgataagataaaatgatccgtctgtgcccaccagaagaatcctccacacaacagccatttctcaagctgcacctacaacaggggtaaataaaccctgagtacacaatgtactcgcaagacttacccgactagtgggaataatttctcgactccaaaggatatgataggctttatggtttgctgagtTTTCTTTTTGTAAAAAGCATTattagtagtgaatccttatgaatgttttattagcagtcatgattagtttattagctaatgtaagcacatgttctactttcaagcaagagttgagcaatcagattcattttaccatctttcatctttcagttcttactacggtgctagatcgtagacaagtcgtaccgtattacacgacgattcacgaaccaatgtagcctagctgggtatcccgaaatacacgccccacttgtaccccaggcacaagcaggaccaacccaccactttcCTGTCAAGTGGTCCAGGTctccgtctaaacttggactccaagccccccacacctgagtcccggactcagtgtggtgcttagacctccacactGCGCCCAAACCACGTGCGTGCGCGGGGGCAGATGGGGGCGTGGCGAGACGACGGCGCGGGGTAGCCCACGTGCAAACTAGGACAAGGCAAGCGGCAGTAGCACAGCGTTTCAGTGGCGTTGGTAGCGGCAGTGTCACGACGCGAGAAGCGTCGGCAATACGGACGCGATGGCGAGTTGATGGCGCCGGCAGCGGCGCGTGTGGGACAgtcggcagcagcagcggcggctccgCGCGGTGGGGCCAGCGGCAGCCGAGACCTGGCCAGGCTAGAGGCGGCCACAGTCGGCCGTGCGCGGTAGCGCGCGCGCACATGTGCGAGCAACGCGATGACGCCGAGTGCCCGAGCACGGTGATCGCGGCCAACCAGCCCGAAACCGTGacacgcacgaattttaaagtcTTCAACGCGACCAGACGGTTGCTACTAAACCTAAAtcgtcttcaccatgctcaagatggcacatgagactatcaaatcgagctataacactacaccaccctttaacccaatctcttacattaaattgctaaacatagcaatgtctagcagcCGACAGTCTTGAAAATTTCAAGTTttagagctgaatttgatttctatttgtgatttctaagctagtggaaatattagctagtaatattattttttgaccgtaagtatttcattgtcatctacaaagtttgtacttccaactttattaaggtgacgcatatatgttctatagcatttttgcttaataaaaattggttttcaaccttaaGCGATATAACATgacttgaatcaactttcgtttcgcattttagttgatcgtttcgagttacagaaattgatctacacactttatcacatacattaaaacataaatatgatgctcatgatatgttttagtaaatgatttacggtgtaacactgagggtgttacagcttGCTATCCACCAATCCACTCCAATACCTCTCAACCCATGTCGATTGGTCTACCGTGTGTAGCCAAACAAACCCTAAATGGATAACAATTAGCAATCATTCTATGAACAGTATTTGTTAAACATGGGATGATATAACTATATAAGGGTCACTCTCATTGTTATGCCACATAGAATTATCAATTCTGATGATAAGAAAGATGAAATGAGTTTCTCCTAGATTGAACCTTGTAAACACTGTTTTCAAGTTTTTTTGTGTTAGAATTAAATGCAATGAGTACTATTTTCAAGTTTATGCGTCAGAATTAAATGCAATTAGTAGTATTCTCTTCGCTTTAATTTGCACTATATTGTATTAGATTTTTCCTAAGTCAAACACTTGTATCTTTGACcatcagtttttttttaaaaaaaaaatagtttcATGACATAATAAGATTTATTCAATATGAAAAATAATTTCATAATACATATTTTATATGTCGTAAATATATGGATTTTTTGAAATTGATGTTGAAAAATAATAacatttgacttaggacaaacctaatatAACATTTAAAAAAGAACAGAGTATATGAAAAGAATAGAGGAAGTACACGTGAAACACAAAAACGAGACTATTAACTGTACAAGGTTGTTTCACCTATCCATCAAATACTATTTATTGATATGACATACTCCGTTAAGATTGATATGACATACTCTCTCCGTActcaaaaataaagtcgttttggacaaggctCGGGTCATTAAGAATATAAATCATGAGTAACTTTTAAGTCGTTGAGTTAGAAAAttgtgaaaaccatatgtatatatttaacttgaaaaatatactttcacaaaaatttacatatatcactttttgataaatatctttataaaaataagtagtcaaaatTATGCTTTGAAGACCGTATCGCTGTCCAAAATGACTTTTATTTATTTAGTATGGAGGAAGAACTTCGTTAAGATTGGCTTGAAGAAATAATAGATCTACAAATAACCTTTTGAGGTCACTTCATTAAATGCAGTAACTTCCATAAACTCTACCAGCCTGTCCTGATTTTTCAAACTAGTTGACGTGTCAAAACACCAATTTTACTCGCAGAAAATGGCACGTGAAGGGGTCATTTTACAACATAGATATCCTCATATGCATCATCTACAAATAAAATGCTTTTCAAGGTGCAAGGAAGTTATCAGATAACATCTTTACACAATCCTATTAAATAAAATATGAAATTATGCCTCAAGGATCGGTAAACTTTTCTGCCTTGTACTTCACAATTGCTGCTCCTTTGCTTTCTTTCGGGCCAGTGCTCGCGCTCTAGCAGCAGCAAGTGCATCATCACCTCTCTTGTAGTGATCATCAGTAACCTTTGCTGGCTGAGTGTTTTGTGGGGTCTCTTTAGCACTTGATGGAACATCAGCAGCATTTTTCTCAGTAGATGCAGCAGCTGTTGAATCCCTCGTTCGACTTGCCGAGGGTTCTTCCATACTCTTAGTCCCCTCCGATCCTACACTGGTTTCTCTTCTACGCTTTGGAGAAGGTTCAGAGGCTTCAGCACCAAGACTACTAGTATTTGTGTCATCCGGTTTATTGTCCGACTTTTGAGGGTCAGCAC from Miscanthus floridulus cultivar M001 chromosome 11, ASM1932011v1, whole genome shotgun sequence includes these protein-coding regions:
- the LOC136493051 gene encoding protein TIC 40, chloroplastic-like, with protein sequence MESLVVASFCSVSPRLPLLSSAARFRRLPGSVSPPAAAAASTSGAARKGPRRPRLFVAAAAAPRGSEHVFDGSRAKGFASMSSSTGNENMSTGTSTLPPMPPPSSYFGSPVFWIGVGVALSVAFTTVSSMVKRYAMEQAFKSMMTQAPPNSFGSNSPFPFSMPPQASPTAPSSFPYLEPKKDTSPQVLTVDVSATEVEAAGTSKEVDVTETPEPSKKFAFVDVCPEELQQKNLQSSLETVDVKHDSTDSESKEDTEEKVPTNGATFKPNEDAARGPTESSNSGPMLSIETIEKMMEDPAVQKMVYPYLPEEMRNPDSFKWMLQNPMYRQQLQDMLNNMGASPDQWDNRMVDHLKNFDLSSPEVRQQFAQVGMTPEEVVSKIMANPDVAVAFQNPKIQTAIMDCSQNPLNIVKYQNDKEVMDVFMKISQIFPQING